The segment ACTTCAGCTTCTGTTTCTGATCTGTCATGGAAACAGAATGAAGGCTCTGGATTATCCTCCTTTTTCTGAAACAAAGAAACCATCCTCATTCGGCATAACGGGGTTTAACTTTTTCGTAACGATTCGCATCTATATCGTGGTTATTATAAATTTATTGTAATACCACCGTTCATCCACTAAATACCACCTCTAAACACCCCCTTTCCGGATGCAATAGAATTATAATCACCATAGAGTGTGATATGAAAGTGGAGGATAAACCATGCATTACAGACACCGACGGACAGCGGTGACATGGATGGCAGGTTTCGTTCTCTTTCTATCAGGGTGCGGCAATCTGTCAGACCCCGTTTCATTGCTGGACAAACCTGCTATCCCTCCTGAAAGCAGGGAGCTGTATCAAGCTGTATCCCAATTTACCCCTCCCGATGCAAAGTGGATCGTTCCCTCAGCACCTAAAAGTGGAGGAGCCATTCAACAGGTAGACATAGACGGTGATGGGCAAAAGGAAATCATTGCTTTTTTTAAAGAAAAGCCCGGGGATTATGAAATCATCGCTCTGATCTTGAAGAGAAAGGCCCAAGATTGGGCTTTGTGGGAAACGATTCAAGGTATCGGTGATTCACTGGAGTATGCCGGTTTTCATGATTTAAGCGGAAATGGAAAGCCGGAACTGGTATTTGGCTTTGGTTCTGAAAGCTCTTCGCAACGGGAAATTATCATTTATTCTCTGGATCGGGGACGAATGAAACGCATTCTGAAGGAGCCTTATACGGAACTGGCTGTAGACTACCTGATACGGGATACCAAACAGGAATTGGTTTTGTTTAAGCATGACCGGGATCATATGAAGGCGGAAGCTCAATGGTTTACTTTCAAAAATGGTCAGCTGAGACAGGTAGACAGCCTGAAATTGAATGGTTCCATCAATCGATATTCTCAAGTTCTTACAGGGGAAACCGGAAAAAGCAAACGGGGTATTTTCTTGGACATGGATATCGGTGTACATTCCGCTCAAACCGATTTGATCCTGTTGGAGGAAAGGCGTTTAAAAAGTGTTTGGGGAGACATCCCAGGAAAGCCTCCCACATTTAAACCCTACAGTGTACCCAGCGAAGATGTTAACGGAGACGGAGTCATAGAAATACCCACACAGTTACAGCCCAAAGGGACGGAAAAGCTGCCGATGCCGGAGGTTCCGTGGATTACCATTTGGAACCAGTGGGATGGGAAGAATGGTTTAAAATCGATCACCCGGGAATACAGGGATCATGAGAGTGGATTTTCTTTTCAATTCCCGGCATCCTGGTCCAAGGATATTACAATTGGCACTGAAGTGAAAAACGGAAGACAGGAAACCACTTTTTATTTTCTGTCCAAAAAGCAACGATCTTCTCTGATCACGGTTCGCCATTATCGTAAAACAGACGGAGCTACGGTTATCAGCCAACTTCAAGATGAAGGCGCCGATTATGTACTCTTGGAAGAAGAGGGAGATCAGGTTTGGGTAGGGGTGCTTCCCCGAAAGATGCCCTCCCTCTCTTCAAAGATGATGAAGCAATACAACAAAATGAAATTAAACCACAAGGAGATCCGCCAGCTTTTTCAAACCTTTCATCAAGACAGATGACCCCAAGGAGGAGTAACCATGACCAAAGTACTGCTGTTGGAAGATGAGGAGGGGATCCGCAGTTTTGTTCGGATTAACCTCAAACGCCAAGGCTATGAGGTTGTGGAAGCCGAAACGGGTGAAGAAGCTTTAGAGATCTGCAACCGGGAATCCGACATTACCTTGGCCATTTTGGATGTCATGCTCCCAGGAATCGATGGATTTGAGGTATGCAGAGTTTTGCGGGAACAGTCTCCCAGTATGGGAATTATCATGTTAACGGCAAAAGGACAGGGACATGACAAAGTGGAAGGTTTCGACTGCGGCGCTGATGATTATGTAACCAAGCCCTTTCACACACCCGAACTACTGGCACGCCTGAAGGCATTAACACGTAGGATCGAGCTGGAACAAAAGGACCATTCATCCATTCTGAACGTTCCTCCATTCATTCTCTCTCTTCACCAACGAACTTTGTTTAAACAGGAAGAGGAAATCGATCTTACACCCAAGGAATTCTCCATCATTCAACTTTTGATGGAAAAAAAGAATTCGGCTGTCAGCCGGGACAGTATTCTGAATGAAGTGTGGGGGCGCAATTACATCGGAGATTTGAAAACGGTGGATATCCATATTCGAAGAATAAGAAAAAAAGTGGAAGACAATCCGTCCCAACCCGTTTATCTGACGACGGTATGGGGACATGGATATATGTGGAAACCAGGATCATGAAATCACATGGAATCCAGTATCAGATTTCCTTTTATTTCGGTATCCTGATCATCTTGATTGTCATCGTCCTGGAAACTTTGTTTATCTTCTCCATTCGACAATACTATTATGGCAATGCGGAAGACGATCTGATCCGCCAAGCTACTGTCTCAGCTTCCTTTTACAATCTGTACGCCCCATCCGGTTCATTGAAAGAAAAGGGGCGATACATACTGGAAAATGGGATGGTGGATCCCCGTCACACATTTGAAATCATTGACTGGGAATACCGTGTGTTACTCAATGCTGAGGGGTTAAGTCCCGGTCACCAAGTGATGACGTCAGATGTTTCCATGGCAATGACTGATCAAATCGGGGTATGGACAGGGACAAGTGAACAAACAAAAGAACGAATTCTTGCTGTGTCCACACCATTGAAAACAGGAGATCGCATCGTGGGTATCCTTCGTTTCAGCACCTCGATTGAGGCACTGGACCGAACCGTTCTCAATATTACCTGGATCGCATTGTTGGTCGGTATTACCGTCATTCTGCTGTTTCTTGTCATCAGCTCAGTCCTGTCCAAACGAATTGTCAAGCCGATCGAAGAGTTGACCCGAGTCGCCAAAACAATGGCAGAAGGAAATTTTGATACCAAGGCATCCAAGTATTACAATGACGAAGTCGGTACATTGGCAGATACACTGAACTATTTATCCGATGAGATCGTAAAAGCGGACAAGATGAAAAATGATTTTATCTCTTCCGTCTCCCATGAATTACGAACTCCCCTTACCTCGATCAAAGGATGGGGGGATACCTTGTTAACCGGAGATTTAGATGATCGGGAAGAAACCAAGGCGGGTCTGTCTGTCATCTCCCGGGAAACAGAACGCCTGACCCGTTTGGTAGAGGATTTGCTCGATTTTTCCAAATTGCAGTCCGGTCGCTTTTCCCTACAGTTGAACAGGTTGGACCTTAATCCCCTTGTACATGAAATCAAGGATCAGTTCAGCTTCAGAAAGAGCGGAAAGTCTGTAGATATTGAAGCCCATACCACCTCTTTACCTTTGGAAGTCCTGGGTGACCGCTATCGCTTGCAACAGGTTCTTGTTAATCTGGTAGATAATGCGATTAAATTCTCCCCTCCCGGAGGAATTATCCGGATTAAAACTGAACAGCGGGGAGGCAGGGCTGTTGTGATTGTTTCCGATGAGGGTCCCGGAATTCCACCTGCCGAGTTGAAGCAAGTAAAAGAAAAGTTCTACAAGGGCCGGACCAATCGCTCCGGAAGCGGGTTGGGATTGGCCATTTCCGAGGAGATGATTCAACTTCACCATGGTCGTCTGGAAATCCACAGTCTGCTTGGCCAGGGAACCCGAGTTTTGATCCGGTTACCGCTTCTGCCTGCCCGGACATATGATCATTAATCCGGGATATCGAAATCTACGGGGCTTAAACAACAAAGTCCACCATTTCCGTCAGAAATGGTGGACTTTGTCCGTTCTTTATATATAAACCCCCTGAGACCCGGCCTAAGAAAGGTCTTCTGCATCTTTTCGCCATACTTGCTTAAACAGCTCTTTTACATTGAAGACACTTGGTTTCTGTTTCTTTAATTCTTCTTCCCAGGCCTTTAATTCTTCCAGCTCATTAAACTCCTTATCTAGGCTCATACCCAAGCACCTCTTTTTTGTTTGCAGCTCCTATCCTTTATATACAGAATACTCCTCATACAGAACGGAATGGTTTCGAAAAGGTTAAATTCTGCAATAAAGTCCTTCAGAGTCCTGAATTCGACTCTATTCTACATAACCTCTGTCGGTTCCAGACGAATGGATTCACGCAGTTTCCGCAGAGCCCGACGTTGCAGACGGGATACATGCATCTGAGAAATTCCCAAGCTCTCTCCTGTCTGCTTCTGACTCAAATTTTCAAAAAAAGTCATATGAATAATGTCCCGTTCCCGGTCCGTTAAAACCTGGAAAGCTTTTTTCAGCAAAATCTGTTGGTCCACTTGTTCAAAGCCTGACTCCTGATTTCCCACCAAATCCAACAAGGTGACATGACTGCCGTCGGAACTCGCCTCAATGGGACTGTCCACCGATACAGCATGATAACTGCGACCCATTTCCATTGTTTCCAGTACTTCTTCCGGGGTTACCTTCAAATATTCTGCAATTTCATCCACTTGAGGTGAACGTTGAAATTGGATCGTCAGTTCCTCTACTGCCTTTTTGATCCTTGGACCAAGCTCTTTAATTCTGCGTGGAACATGAACACTCCATGTTTTATCACGGATGTACCGCTTGATCTCTCCCACAATAGTCGGTACGGCAAAACCTTCAAAGCTTCGACCATAGGAATCATCGTATCGCTTCAAAGCCGCCAGCAAGCCGATCATGCCCACCTGAGCCAAGTCCTCAAAGGGTTCTGTCCCCCTGGAAAATTTTGATGCCAGGGTCTCTACCAAAGAGGTGTAATAAAAAACCAATTCCTCCTGAATGACGGGATCTCCACTCTCTTGATACTGCTTAATCTTTTCTACTATTTTTTCTTCAGTAAAATGGTGTTTTTGCGGGCGAGTCGACACAGCGCTCCACCTCGTCCCTAAGCTTAAACTTGGTTAATGTGACAACCACGCCTTTATATTCTTCCCCTTCATGGATGTCCACTCGATCCATCAAAGTTTCCATCAGGTGAAGACCCAGCCCCCTTTCCCTCATTGCAGTAATTGGCAGATTCTTCTCAATGGGTCCGGACCGGGCTTTTACGGCGGCAATATCAAAGCTGTTACCGTGATCCTTGATCCGAATTTCCAAACGGTCTTCAAACATCCGAAACGAGACATCAACCTTACCTTCACAGCCGCTATATGCGTGATCCACTGCGTTGGTACATGCCTCTGCCACTGCCAGCTTCATATCCTCAATATCGTCATAGTGAAACCCCATGCGGTTGGCAATTCCGGAGACCGTTAGGCGAACCACGCCGACAAACTGGGATTTGGCAGGCATCGACAGCTCAATCAAATCCTTCGGTTGATTCATTTTGTCATCCGCTCCCCCTACGATCCATCTTCGATATCTATAATTTCCGTTAAACCGGTAATTTTCAACAGGCGATTGAGACGAGGATTCAGCCCCACCAGTACCAGACGCCCACCCTGTGCACGGAGGGCCTTATAAGCACCGATCAGGACACCCAAACCCGTGCTGTCCATATAACCCACCTGAGATAAATCCAAGTATACCGCACTGTATTCCCGGCACAACGGCATCAACTTTTCTCTGAGTTGTGGCGCCGTAAAGACGTCAACCTCTCCAGAGACAATCAAAGTTTTCATTTTACGGTCCGTGCTGGTCTTTTCATGGATTGATACATTCATGCTCTCTCAACCTCCATACCTAGAACTTACCCGGTTTGTTTCCTTTTAAACATGGACAATTTCGTTTCTAATCTTTCCGTCTCAGTAAAATGATGGTTTGATCATCTTTCAGCTCATAGTTGGATAACTCATACAGATATTGATAAACGGCTTCCACAGCTTGTTGTGCTGACAAATGCATATGCTCCTGGAGAAGTTCTTTAAATCGTTCACGGCCCAGAAATTGGCCATCCACCCGGCATTCAGTCACTCCATCGGAAAAGAGAATCACCGCATCGCCAGGTTCCAGCTGGAGGTTAAATTCCTGATAGGTTACTTCCTTGGTCACTCCCAATACCAATCCACGTGTGATCAAATCTTCAAAGACATCCTGTTCCGCCTTATAGAAGAAGCCGGGTTCATGCCCCGCTGACGCATACTGGAACTGATGGTTCACGGAATCATACACCCCGTATACCATCGTGATAAACATACTGGGATCCACATTGCGTTCCACTACAGCATTCAATTTGCGCAGAATTTCCGACGGACCTCGCGGGTCATCCAATTGATCCATGGCATACTTGATCATGGACATACACAGGGCCGCGGGAATTCCTTTGCCGATTATATCGGACAAAGCGATTCCCAGGACACTGCCTCCCTGGTCCACAAAGTTGTAGTAGTCACCACTCATACGGTTGGCGGCAACACTGATCACCCCAATATCCAGATCAGCCAATTCAGGTGGCTCGTCCGGCAATAATGTTTGTTGCATTCCCACCGCTACTTCGATCTCATATTCCAATTCCTTTTGGCGATGCAGCAAAGCCTCATGCTCTTTCAGTGCAATACCGTATCCAATCATCATTTCGATGAGCAGATTAAAGGAATCCTGGACAGTGGATGGAAGATCGGGAAGTTGCTTTCTAACTGCATCGGCATGATAGCTGACAATTTCTTCTGGAGGAATCTTCTGATCCAACATCCACTTACTCATCTGCTGGGCTGCATAAAGCTGGTCTTCCTGTCTCTCTTGCATATAGGAGGTGAGCAACTCCTCATATTGTTGTATGATTTTATCTTTCATTCTGTCACCTCAAATAATCAATGGGCGTCGATGAGTATACTGACTGCCCGTTCCCGTATCCGGTTGCACTTTCATCGCACTTGACACAACCTGATCGCCCATTGCAAGTTTCCATGCCAATGCTCCAACATTCTACTATTATACAATAAGGTGTTTTCAGAAGGGAATTTGGCAAAAGCCAAACAAAAGGAGAGATGCCGAAATCCTTCATCGCATCTCTCCTCCACATTGGTTTTTGTTAAAAGTCAATTAGACCCAAACTGATATTGAGTCCTTCATTCACCCGAACCATCATTTCATGATCCAAATGGGTGATCTTGTCTGTGAGGCGCTGTTTATCAATTGTACGGATCTGTTCCAGCAAGATGACCGAATCCCGGTCGAATCCATATGTTTTAGCATCAATTTCTACATGAGTAGGAAGTTTGGCCTTTTGAATTTGAGCGGTAATCGCGGCGACGATTACAGTGGGGCTAAACCGGTTTCCAATATTGTTTTGGATAATCAAGACAGGCCGAACCCCACCTTGTTCTGATCCGACCACGGGAGATAGATCAGCAAAGTATACATCGCCACGTTTTACAATCAAGTGGTTACACCCCGCTAACCAAACGAATCGTAGTATCGTCCGCTTCTTCTTCAGCCTCAAACGCTTCCGATGCGATATTTAAATTGATCTTGGCCATTTCCATATAACCTTGTTGCATCATTTCACGAATCAAACGTTTTTTTCGTTCATACAAGTACAATTTCATGGCCTGGCGTACAAACTCACTGCGATTTGATTTCTCTTTCTCCACCAGCCCGTCTACTTCCTGTAACAAATTCTGAGGTAAACTGATCATGATTCTCTTTGTCTCGGACAACGTTTTCGCACCCCCAACCAATCATCACCGTTGGCGATTTACCTTTTCAATACTACCATTATGTTAATCCTGTTGCAAAAATATACTGGCCACAAGTCTTATCGGTACAAGCACTATGAAGTTTTATCCGGTTAAAATACCCTTTGTTCCATGTCCGACCCAAAAGAATTCATAAAAAGATCGTTTTTCCGCCTGTTACAGTCCTTCCGGAAAAACGAACAACGGTTTCAGGACAATAATAAATGTATTCGATTCCCTAAACAAAATTCCTTCCTTTTCTACACTCTTTCTTTAAAGCTCTTTTCTTTTTCAAACAGAGGTCGGATTCCAACCCCTTCACCGACTCAAAGGATTGCTTCTGCCAACAACTATGCCAGATCGAGTGTATAATCTGGGAACCCTGCGATCCAACATACAAGTCACCTCATAGGATATCGTCCCCAACAGGGAAGCGACTTCATCCACATGAATCGTCTCCTGATCCTGAGAGCCATACAATACGACCTCATCTCCCACCTTTACCGGCATGGCGGAGGTAACATCCAACATGGTTTGATCCATGCAAATCCTCCCCATAATCGGCACCCGTTTCCCGTGAACCAGAGCAAACCCCCGGTTGGAAAGAGCACGGCTGAGTCCGTCGGCATACCCGACAGGGAGTGTCGCCACCCATTGGGAACCACTTACAGTCACTGTTTTTCCATAGCTGATCCCTGTTCCTTCAGGAGGACACTTCAAATGGACGATTCGACTTTTCAACGTAAGAGCAGGACGCAATTGAACACGACGGTGATTCACCTCTGAAGATGGATAATATCCGTACATACTGATTCCCAGGCGGATCATGCTGTGAGCATACTCGGGACAATCGATGGATGCGGCGCTGTTGGAGCAATGAATGAGAGGTGGGTTGATTCCTTTCTCCCGTGCTTGTTCCACCACTCGCATCAATGCATCGTGTTGCTGAATACAATAAGCTTTATCCGCTGAGTCAGCCGTGGCAAAGTGGGTATAAAGCCCTTCCGCCTCCACACCGGAAACGGCTTTTACTTTCTCAAGAAAAGGGACAACCTCTTTTTCCAGTAACCCCAGGCGTCCCATTCCCGTATCCACTTTGACATGAACTTTGGCAGTAACCCCTGCTTCCACTCCGGCTTGACTGATTTCCCTTACTGATTCCTCATCATATACCGTAAGTGTAATTCCCTGCTGCACCGCCTCTTTAATCCCCCGAGTCGGTGTATAACCCAGTACCAGAATCGGAGCCGTTACACCGGCGTGCCGCAGCTCCAATGCTTCATCCAAAAACGCAACTGCCAAATCCGTGGCCCCGGCTTGCAATGCAGCACGGGATACGGGAACAGCACCATGACCGTAAGCATTGGCCTTCACTGCGGCCATCAACCGTACATGCGGGGACAAGCGTACCCGAAATTCCTTGACATTGTGTGCGATGGCATCCAAATCCACTTCTGCTGTCGTATCCCGATAGTACGGCTCCATGATCATCTCAATCCAACCCCCGCTCTATCAAATTTCGTCGTGTATTGAGAGATTCGATGAAAGAATCGCTTACCAAAAGTGGTATCTTTTTTCCTTGAATCAAGTAGATATACGGCATGTCATAAGCAGGCTGGATATCTGTCAGCGGATAACTATCTTTCCTTTTACCTAAACGGATCAGCAAATGATGAGAATACAATGTATACCGGGGTCGATAAATCAAGCGGTAAAACGCCGGAACCGCCAACATGACGCCGGCTCCCAACAACAGCAACACCATGACAAACGATAGGGAGCGAAACTCAAAATAAGGTGCCACCAGGACCAAGGCAAGTAAAAACACCCCAATCTCCCACAATCGAAGCGCCCGATTTTTACGATAGAGCAAAACGTTGTATGAGGTGCTCTCTTCCTGAATCAGCTGTTCTTTTTCCTTCATCCCTGAACTCCTTTGCTCATCCGTAATCAGCTACACCCATGTGAAACTTGTAACTTTTACTACGACGATTCCTAGTCACCGTATTCTGATTTCCAAGTAACAAGCGGTCTACCATTCATTACATTTCCCGTTTTAAGGCTATCATACAATTGATGAAAAAGGATTGTAAAGCGCTTTCCTTCATATGTACAAACAAAAATGGACAGCCGCTTGTCTCTGTCCATTCAGGGAATCCCCTTTTCTGTTCATTTCTCACTCTTTTTCGTCACGGAGCGGGCGATTTGAACCATTTCCTGTTCAGATAATTTTCCATAAAGATCCAGATCTATTTCTTCCGCTTCGATTTTATATCGCTGGGACATTTGATTTTAATACTCATCGCATAACTACTCTGATAATTAACTATATACTTGACTTGTGAAAATGTGTACTATTTCTGTGAATCAAATACTAAAATGGAAAGGATTTGATTGAATGGGCAAAAGAGTTCGTTCTTTTGTTATTGTAGCTACACTACTTGGCATGATTTCACTAACCACACCAACATATGCATCTGAAGAGAGAATGACTCCAGATGAAGAGAGAATGTTTGAAAAGGAACGAGTAGAGAAAATAAAGGAATCCGAGGAATATATGAAGAATTGGTACGATGAAGAAAAGAGCAATTCGAGTACCAACGAAATAGAAGCGCAAGCCAAAATGAAAAAAAGACAAGGAAATATTCTGGTAACACTACAAGGAGGTTCTTCTCTGTCCAAAATCACTGGACACGCTGGAATGTATGCAAATCACAAAAAGAAGATTCGCACTATAGAAAGTTTCCCCAAAACAAAAACAACTAAGGATGGCGTTCGTATCTACACAAAAACCTGGACTAAACGTTACACAAACTTTAAAGCTTTGTATGTCAAAGGCCAATCCAAAAACAAACACACCAAAGCGGGATCATATGCCAAAAAACAAATAGGAAAAAAATACAATTGGAAGTTTACAAATAAAACACGAACCGACAAATTTTACTGCTCCCAACTTGTATGGAGAGCTTGGAAAAGCCAAGGCAAAGATCTGGATCACGATGGTGGCCCATCTGTATGGCCTGTTGATATCCTGAAATCGAAACATACTAAAACCTACTTTACAAAATAAACAATATTCGTATGCGCACTCGAAGGGTACTGAGTGCGCATACGTATGGAAATAGGGTGATTGATTGTGAAAAAGGGTATCATCATCATGGTAGCGCTTCTTCTCACTCTACTTACATCTTGTTCTGACAAAGAAGTAGATTTAACCAAGGGGAAGTATGGTGTCATTTATACCAGTTCTTCAGATGAGAAAAGTATTTTTGCCACCATTGATGAACAGGGACGTATTCAGTCCCAGGCTAAATTTAAATCCATGGGCGTTTTTCAAATTGTCCCGGATGAACAAGGTGGATATATCTTCCCTTCTTACTTTACAATTGTTCGCACTCATATTGAACCAGACGGCAAGATTAAACTCTCTCATGTCAGGGATCAAACAAGCTTCTTTATGAAAGAGAAGGACATGGAAATCAATTTGTTCAATAGTGATATCGAGACCAATACATTGGAAGTGAAGAAGGGAAAGCAATCCAATAAACTCGTTCTACCAGGTGTATTTGAAGTGGCTACAGCTGATCAAAGTCACATTTATTTGACATCTGATCTCGTACATAAAGAAAAAGATACAAGCCAATTATATGTCGTCGATCATCGGAAGAATAAGTTAATTAGAAAGATCCCATTTCGGGAAGCATCGTCCAATGATATCCGCATCATCAACGGAAAGATCGTGATTGCCTTGGGCGACCAATATTTATCCACAATCGATCTTGATACATGGAAAGTTGAGGATATAAAGCTACCAAAAAAAAATCCATACAAAATTATAACGGATCAAGACGACATCTACTTAACCACCGAAAAAGGTTGGGTCATGAGACTGGATCAAAATTTTAAGGTCAAAGAAACCGTCAAGTTAGATAAAATCTATCATGCCCGAATCCAAGGAGTTCACTTCTATATCTTCAATCAGCTTAACGAGAAGGAACGATACGGATACATCAAAGTCTATGATAAAAAAACCTGGAAAAAGAAAAAGGAGGTATTCCTTCCCAATTTGGAAGACGAATTGTTAGTCCAAGACTTTGTATTGTTGGATCATCAATAAAGCAAAGGGATCCCCAAAACAAAAATGGACAGCCGCTTGTCTCTGTCCATTCAGGGAATCCCCTTTTCTGTTCATTTCTCACTCTTTTTCGTCACGGAGCGGGCGATTTGAACCATTTCCTGTTCAGATAATTTTCCATAAAGATCCAGATCTATTTCTTCCGCAGTCCAGGAAAGACGTTTTTTCCCGTCCATTTCCAACAGTACCCCATAGGTGGATTCCAGCTGGATCGGTTTACCGTAAACCGGCAAGCTGGTTACCGCCGCTTCCGGTTTTTTTTGGGTAATGGTAAAGGGTTCCTTTCCTTTATACCGCATGATTACCGCTTTTCCTTCAGGAGTGTTGACCGTATTTTCATCCACCAATTTGCTTCCTCCAGGGATGTACTCTGGAGTTAACACCCCAAAGGATTCTTTTTTACCTTTTTTCCCTTCCTCTTTTTTGGACCAGGCAGGAAGAGGCTTTCCGGCATACCCTGTCATATTGCGCTCCATATCAAAGGCATTATCGTCAAAAGATGCATCCGGCTCAAATCGGTCAAACTGGACTTCCACCATTACTTTATCCTCATCGTCCATCACTTCCACTTTTTGCGGATTGTAGTTCGAATCCATCTGGATCCGTTGTTTATTCAATGTTTTATTCTGGCTGTATTCAGCCGCTACATCAAATTGATAGGACTTTTCAGCGATTTCCAATTTACGGGACGAATCATGAATGATACTGTCCAGAAGTGATTGGTATAAGTATACCTGACCTCCGTTTTCCGGCCAATCGCTTTGAAAGCGGAAGCTTTTATCCAGATGGGGAGTCAATACGAACACACCTTCGTCATTGCGCAATAAGATCTGGGTCACGTCTTTTTTGGTATTTTTCAAGGCCACCCGATAAAAGTGCGGCTTTTTATACCATACCTCCACTTCATATTCCTGTGGTTGATCACCTGTATGAATGGTCATCTTCCCCTGGCTTTTATAGCTTTTCAGTTTTTCTGACCGTTTCGACAGATCGCTGATAATTTGCTCCGGCGTTTTTTGTCCACAGGCTGTGAGAAAGACGGCGATTACCGTCATAACGATTAAGACCCATGCAATCCGACGCATTTCATCAACCCTTTCCTTATCCCGTCTGTTCCTTGCGAAATGGTCGGTCAGGCACGGGCGCGATCAAAGGAACTGATGGATAGCAGGGCCGATGGAGGCAATCACTTCAGTGGCCAGTACACTTTGTTCAGTGGAGGAAACGGCTTTTTCACCCGCCAAACCGTGGAGATAGACACCTATGGGAACCGCCTGTTCCGGTGGAATCCCCTGGACCAGGAAAGATCCCAGCATCCCGGCCAAGATATCCCCGGAACCC is part of the Kroppenstedtia pulmonis genome and harbors:
- a CDS encoding PP2C family protein-serine/threonine phosphatase, translating into MKDKIIQQYEELLTSYMQERQEDQLYAAQQMSKWMLDQKIPPEEIVSYHADAVRKQLPDLPSTVQDSFNLLIEMMIGYGIALKEHEALLHRQKELEYEIEVAVGMQQTLLPDEPPELADLDIGVISVAANRMSGDYYNFVDQGGSVLGIALSDIIGKGIPAALCMSMIKYAMDQLDDPRGPSEILRKLNAVVERNVDPSMFITMVYGVYDSVNHQFQYASAGHEPGFFYKAEQDVFEDLITRGLVLGVTKEVTYQEFNLQLEPGDAVILFSDGVTECRVDGQFLGRERFKELLQEHMHLSAQQAVEAVYQYLYELSNYELKDDQTIILLRRKD
- the sigB gene encoding RNA polymerase sigma factor SigB, whose translation is MSTRPQKHHFTEEKIVEKIKQYQESGDPVIQEELVFYYTSLVETLASKFSRGTEPFEDLAQVGMIGLLAALKRYDDSYGRSFEGFAVPTIVGEIKRYIRDKTWSVHVPRRIKELGPRIKKAVEELTIQFQRSPQVDEIAEYLKVTPEEVLETMEMGRSYHAVSVDSPIEASSDGSHVTLLDLVGNQESGFEQVDQQILLKKAFQVLTDRERDIIHMTFFENLSQKQTGESLGISQMHVSRLQRRALRKLRESIRLEPTEVM
- a CDS encoding sensor histidine kinase, which encodes MKSHGIQYQISFYFGILIILIVIVLETLFIFSIRQYYYGNAEDDLIRQATVSASFYNLYAPSGSLKEKGRYILENGMVDPRHTFEIIDWEYRVLLNAEGLSPGHQVMTSDVSMAMTDQIGVWTGTSEQTKERILAVSTPLKTGDRIVGILRFSTSIEALDRTVLNITWIALLVGITVILLFLVISSVLSKRIVKPIEELTRVAKTMAEGNFDTKASKYYNDEVGTLADTLNYLSDEIVKADKMKNDFISSVSHELRTPLTSIKGWGDTLLTGDLDDREETKAGLSVISRETERLTRLVEDLLDFSKLQSGRFSLQLNRLDLNPLVHEIKDQFSFRKSGKSVDIEAHTTSLPLEVLGDRYRLQQVLVNLVDNAIKFSPPGGIIRIKTEQRGGRAVVIVSDEGPGIPPAELKQVKEKFYKGRTNRSGSGLGLAISEEMIQLHHGRLEIHSLLGQGTRVLIRLPLLPARTYDH
- a CDS encoding response regulator transcription factor, with product MTKVLLLEDEEGIRSFVRINLKRQGYEVVEAETGEEALEICNRESDITLAILDVMLPGIDGFEVCRVLREQSPSMGIIMLTAKGQGHDKVEGFDCGADDYVTKPFHTPELLARLKALTRRIELEQKDHSSILNVPPFILSLHQRTLFKQEEEIDLTPKEFSIIQLLMEKKNSAVSRDSILNEVWGRNYIGDLKTVDIHIRRIRKKVEDNPSQPVYLTTVWGHGYMWKPGS
- a CDS encoding CopG family ribbon-helix-helix protein — translated: MISLPQNLLQEVDGLVEKEKSNRSEFVRQAMKLYLYERKKRLIREMMQQGYMEMAKINLNIASEAFEAEEEADDTTIRLVSGV
- a CDS encoding type II toxin-antitoxin system PemK/MazF family toxin, yielding MIVKRGDVYFADLSPVVGSEQGGVRPVLIIQNNIGNRFSPTVIVAAITAQIQKAKLPTHVEIDAKTYGFDRDSVILLEQIRTIDKQRLTDKITHLDHEMMVRVNEGLNISLGLIDF
- a CDS encoding STAS domain-containing protein, which codes for MNVSIHEKTSTDRKMKTLIVSGEVDVFTAPQLREKLMPLCREYSAVYLDLSQVGYMDSTGLGVLIGAYKALRAQGGRLVLVGLNPRLNRLLKITGLTEIIDIEDGS
- the alr gene encoding alanine racemase — its product is MIMEPYYRDTTAEVDLDAIAHNVKEFRVRLSPHVRLMAAVKANAYGHGAVPVSRAALQAGATDLAVAFLDEALELRHAGVTAPILVLGYTPTRGIKEAVQQGITLTVYDEESVREISQAGVEAGVTAKVHVKVDTGMGRLGLLEKEVVPFLEKVKAVSGVEAEGLYTHFATADSADKAYCIQQHDALMRVVEQAREKGINPPLIHCSNSAASIDCPEYAHSMIRLGISMYGYYPSSEVNHRRVQLRPALTLKSRIVHLKCPPEGTGISYGKTVTVSGSQWVATLPVGYADGLSRALSNRGFALVHGKRVPIMGRICMDQTMLDVTSAMPVKVGDEVVLYGSQDQETIHVDEVASLLGTISYEVTCMLDRRVPRLYTRSGIVVGRSNPLSR
- the rsbW gene encoding anti-sigma B factor RsbW, whose amino-acid sequence is MNQPKDLIELSMPAKSQFVGVVRLTVSGIANRMGFHYDDIEDMKLAVAEACTNAVDHAYSGCEGKVDVSFRMFEDRLEIRIKDHGNSFDIAAVKARSGPIEKNLPITAMRERGLGLHLMETLMDRVDIHEGEEYKGVVVTLTKFKLRDEVERCVDSPAKTPFY